The Streptococcus mitis genome has a segment encoding these proteins:
- a CDS encoding glycosyltransferase, translating into MHKKVIALGADINYIDKVETVIKSVSVHNHKVKFYVFNDDLPSEWFLLMRHRLKIIGSEIINVKKTAHNLRDFHLPNAILSYAAFFRYFIADEVIEDRVLYLDSDTIVNAKLDDLFFLDLQGYAIAAVQDVDQSGWLTTFNSGVMVIDAKKWRENCLTQSLLELTAKHHEHVYGDQGVLNMYFGDQWLHLDKEYNFMVGLDQFLHLSGNMEWYQSNYYGKYEPKIIHYTTEFKPWTHLTLTRFRKLWWFYYGLNWNDVLLETDIIRRSFSELVKAPLYHTCIFTNSAGLESIEYLLSELPELHVTVLAPTDFAESVVDMQRFLNLSIYPNFSPFNKKETMDKMDFYLDINHGGVVGAIIEEIHHKNKPIFAFDNTSHDSSGRSYVFSSSEPEKMVEAIKAYCARLSN; encoded by the coding sequence ATGCATAAAAAAGTGATTGCTCTTGGAGCTGATATTAATTATATTGATAAGGTAGAAACCGTTATAAAGTCAGTTTCAGTTCATAATCATAAAGTAAAGTTTTATGTGTTTAATGACGACCTACCTAGTGAATGGTTTTTATTGATGAGACATCGTTTGAAGATTATTGGATCTGAGATTATAAATGTCAAAAAAACAGCTCATAATCTTCGTGATTTTCACTTACCGAATGCAATCTTATCCTATGCTGCTTTCTTTAGATATTTTATTGCAGATGAAGTTATAGAAGATAGGGTTCTTTATTTAGACTCGGATACGATTGTCAATGCAAAATTAGATGACTTATTTTTCTTGGATTTACAGGGATATGCTATCGCAGCTGTTCAGGATGTTGATCAGAGTGGTTGGTTAACAACCTTTAATTCAGGTGTGATGGTAATTGATGCAAAGAAATGGAGAGAAAATTGTTTGACACAAAGTCTACTGGAGTTGACTGCCAAACATCATGAACATGTTTATGGAGACCAAGGCGTTCTCAATATGTATTTTGGTGACCAGTGGCTACATTTGGATAAAGAGTATAATTTTATGGTTGGTTTGGATCAATTTCTCCATTTAAGTGGGAATATGGAATGGTATCAGTCTAACTATTACGGAAAGTATGAACCAAAGATTATTCACTATACCACGGAATTTAAACCATGGACCCATTTGACGCTGACACGTTTTCGTAAGTTATGGTGGTTTTATTATGGTTTGAACTGGAATGATGTATTGCTAGAAACAGATATCATCAGACGTTCATTTTCAGAACTGGTGAAGGCTCCCTTATATCATACTTGTATTTTTACAAATAGTGCTGGTCTAGAATCAATAGAATACCTATTATCTGAATTGCCGGAACTTCATGTTACAGTATTGGCTCCAACAGATTTTGCTGAGAGCGTAGTTGATATGCAACGATTTTTGAATCTTTCAATTTATCCCAACTTTAGTCCTTTTAACAAGAAGGAAACCATGGATAAGATGGATTTTTATCTGGATATCAATCATGGTGGAGTTGTAGGGGCTATTATCGAAGAAATTCATCATAAAAACAAACCAATCTTCGCTTTCGACAATACTAGTCATGATTCAAGTGGAAGAAGTTACGTTTTTTCATCATCCGAACCGGAGAAAATGGTGGAAGCTATAAAAGCCTATTGCGCACGATTAAGCAACTAA